One Microbacterium esteraromaticum genomic window carries:
- a CDS encoding glycosyltransferase family 2 protein, with translation MPAPSMTVIVPAKDAAEFIGTTLETLTRQFDDDRELKLVAIDDGSSDDTGAIMRRYAERFTHAEVIRNDIPHGLAAARNQGLAQVEGDSFCFLDGDDWMQPGRLPVLQQALRAFDCDFVRTDHVTVKRAERRLVRAPFTHRGVVADPREAILPADDRSMVDYPFAWAGLMHRRMLDQGLAQFRDGLFTAEDRPWIWRLHLDARSFAVVDAPHLLYRRGLSDSLSKTLDRRQLHFTRALGEVLDIVEADREAERILPKAVFSVLALSSHHLVRARRMQPAVRRELRTGIRHLLARLPRDQARAAIDRIGGPRRRVLARVLREADHA, from the coding sequence GTGCCAGCGCCCTCGATGACCGTGATCGTCCCCGCCAAGGACGCCGCTGAGTTCATCGGCACGACGCTCGAGACCCTCACCAGGCAGTTCGACGACGACCGCGAGCTCAAGCTCGTCGCGATCGACGACGGCTCGAGCGACGACACGGGGGCGATCATGCGCCGGTACGCCGAGCGCTTCACGCACGCCGAGGTCATCCGCAACGACATCCCGCACGGTCTCGCCGCGGCCCGCAACCAGGGACTCGCACAGGTCGAGGGCGACTCCTTCTGCTTCCTCGACGGCGACGATTGGATGCAGCCGGGCCGGCTGCCCGTTCTGCAGCAGGCGCTGCGAGCATTCGACTGCGACTTCGTGCGCACCGACCATGTCACCGTGAAGCGCGCGGAGCGCCGGCTGGTGCGCGCGCCGTTCACCCATCGCGGCGTCGTCGCCGATCCCCGAGAGGCCATCCTGCCCGCCGACGACCGCAGCATGGTCGACTACCCGTTCGCCTGGGCGGGGCTGATGCACCGTCGGATGCTCGACCAGGGCCTCGCGCAGTTCCGCGACGGCCTGTTCACCGCCGAGGACCGCCCGTGGATCTGGCGACTGCACCTCGACGCCCGTTCGTTCGCCGTCGTCGATGCGCCGCACCTGCTGTACCGGCGCGGACTGTCGGACTCCCTGTCGAAGACGCTCGATCGTCGTCAGCTGCACTTCACCCGGGCACTGGGCGAGGTGCTCGACATCGTCGAGGCCGATCGCGAGGCCGAGCGGATCCTCCCCAAGGCCGTCTTCAGCGTGCTGGCGCTCAGCTCGCACCACCTCGTACGCGCTCGCCGCATGCAGCCGGCCGTGCGCAGAGAGCTGCGCACGGGCATCCGGCATCTGCTCGCCCGCCTCCCGCGCGACCAGGCGCGCGCGGCGATCGACCGCATCGGCGGCCCGCGCCGGCGGGTGCTGGCGCGCGTGCTGCGAGAGGCGGACCACGCATGA
- a CDS encoding DUF779 domain-containing protein, producing the protein MVSIGKYERVDVSDAAARLLRELTAQHGPLMFHQSGGCCDGSSPMCYPIGMFITGPSDVRLGELEIEGIEPIEVFMSEAQFEYWKYTHLTIDAVPGRGAGFSVEGPTGMRFLTRSRMLNDAELEYFGLAPA; encoded by the coding sequence ATGGTCAGCATCGGAAAGTACGAGCGGGTGGATGTGTCGGATGCCGCGGCCCGGCTGCTGCGTGAGCTGACGGCGCAGCACGGTCCGCTGATGTTCCATCAGTCGGGCGGATGCTGCGACGGCTCGTCGCCCATGTGCTACCCGATAGGCATGTTCATCACCGGCCCGAGCGACGTGCGGCTCGGCGAGCTCGAGATCGAGGGGATCGAACCGATCGAGGTGTTCATGTCGGAGGCGCAGTTCGAGTACTGGAAGTACACGCACCTCACGATCGACGCCGTCCCCGGCCGCGGGGCCGGGTTCAGCGTCGAGGGCCCGACAGGCATGCGGTTCCTCACCAGATCCCGGATGCTGAACGACGCCGAGCTCGAGTACTTCGGCCTCGCTCCGGCCTGA
- the exaC gene encoding acetaldehyde dehydrogenase ExaC has product MTIVEEDVSTAYAAPGQPGAVANYRARYGHYIGGEFVEPAKGQYFENVSPVNGKPFTEIARGTAEDIDRAVDVAWKAFESWKRTSPAERSVILNRIADRIEENLEAIAVAETWENGKPVRETLAADIPLAVDHFRYFAGVLRGQEGGISQLDENTVAYHFQEPLGVVGQIIPWNFPILMATWKLAPALAAGNCVVIKPAEQTPASILFLFEIIGDLLPAGVVNIVNGFGIEAGAPLAQHKRIRKVAFTGETTTGRLIMQYASQNLIPVTLELGGKSPNVFFEDVARADDPYYDKALEGFTMFALNQGEVCTCPSRALIQRSIYDGFLADGLERVGKVIQGNPLDPATMIGAQASNDQLEKILSYIDIGKQGGARLLTGGERVDLGGDLSEGFYVAPTVFEGTNDMRIFQEEIFGPVLSVTSFSDFDDAISIANDTLYGLGAGVWSRSGDTAYRAGRAIEAGRVWTNTYHQYPAHAAFGGYKQSGVGRENHKMMLDHYQQTKNLLVSYAEGPMGFF; this is encoded by the coding sequence ATGACCATCGTCGAAGAAGACGTGTCCACCGCGTACGCCGCTCCCGGGCAGCCCGGGGCCGTCGCGAACTACCGCGCCCGCTACGGCCACTACATCGGCGGCGAGTTCGTCGAGCCGGCCAAGGGCCAGTACTTCGAGAACGTCAGCCCGGTCAACGGCAAGCCGTTCACCGAGATCGCCCGCGGCACGGCGGAGGACATCGACCGCGCTGTCGACGTCGCCTGGAAGGCGTTCGAGTCCTGGAAGCGCACCTCGCCCGCAGAGCGCTCGGTCATCCTGAACAGGATCGCCGACCGCATCGAAGAGAACCTCGAGGCGATCGCCGTCGCCGAGACGTGGGAGAACGGCAAGCCCGTGCGCGAGACGCTCGCCGCAGACATCCCGCTCGCCGTCGATCACTTCCGCTACTTCGCCGGAGTGCTGCGCGGGCAGGAGGGCGGCATCAGCCAGCTCGACGAGAACACGGTCGCCTACCACTTCCAGGAGCCGCTGGGCGTGGTCGGCCAGATCATCCCGTGGAACTTCCCCATCCTCATGGCGACGTGGAAGCTCGCTCCCGCGCTCGCCGCGGGCAACTGCGTGGTCATCAAGCCGGCCGAGCAGACCCCGGCGTCGATCCTCTTCCTGTTCGAGATCATCGGCGACCTGCTGCCGGCCGGTGTCGTGAACATCGTCAACGGCTTCGGCATCGAGGCCGGCGCACCGCTCGCGCAGCACAAGCGCATCCGCAAGGTCGCCTTCACGGGTGAGACCACCACGGGCCGCCTGATCATGCAGTACGCCTCGCAGAACCTCATCCCCGTCACGCTCGAGCTGGGTGGCAAGTCGCCGAACGTCTTCTTCGAAGACGTCGCCCGCGCCGACGACCCGTACTACGACAAGGCGCTCGAGGGCTTCACGATGTTCGCGCTCAACCAGGGCGAGGTCTGCACCTGCCCGTCGCGTGCGCTCATCCAGCGCTCGATCTACGACGGATTCCTCGCCGACGGGCTCGAGAGGGTGGGCAAGGTCATCCAGGGCAATCCGCTGGATCCCGCCACGATGATCGGCGCACAGGCGTCGAACGACCAGCTCGAGAAGATCCTCAGCTACATCGACATCGGCAAGCAGGGCGGTGCGAGGCTGCTCACAGGTGGCGAGCGGGTCGACCTCGGCGGAGATCTGAGCGAGGGCTTCTACGTCGCGCCGACCGTCTTCGAGGGCACCAACGACATGCGCATCTTCCAGGAGGAGATCTTCGGCCCCGTGCTGTCGGTGACGAGCTTCAGCGACTTCGACGACGCCATCTCGATCGCCAACGACACCCTCTACGGCCTCGGTGCGGGTGTGTGGAGCCGCAGCGGCGACACGGCGTACCGCGCCGGCCGGGCCATCGAGGCGGGCCGCGTGTGGACGAACACCTACCACCAGTACCCGGCGCACGCCGCGTTCGGCGGGTACAAGCAGTCGGGCGTCGGTCGCGAGAACCACAAGATGATGCTCGACCACTACCAGCAGACCAAGAACCTGCTCGTGTCGTACGCCGAGGGCCCGATGGGCTTCTTCTGA
- a CDS encoding GAF domain-containing protein: protein MPSPWSSSRDASPEVSRLLIERAHEELVAGNLDDRRLQQVRPLVRASWERAWQSRVGAEGLPPLDFSADALDEYRTGHPLAGVMDLIRSLLLPGSPEDSGVVVAVGDHVGRLLWVEGDLRQRVLSGEMGFVEGANWSEQVVGTSAPGTALTLGESVQIHHAEHYNRLVQPWSCTAAPVFDPETRRILGVIDVTGGAEAVTPQARMLVDATARAVESELLIACLRARSEAPRGSGRPTRRTPRDTRHARLQVLARDRARLEIDSADGESVIELSARHAEILLMLAVHRQGLSAERLAELVYGEDASPDTLRPEMVRLRKVLERVSPDLAPQSRPYRLTAPLETDAQNVLSLLDRGAHRVALTAYVGAVLPESASPGVEEFRETVRAALHEVMVSEASLDVLLAYAEIPEGQNDAEALRLALEMLPARSPKRAGLVARIERLDAE from the coding sequence GTGCCATCCCCGTGGTCGTCATCGCGTGACGCCTCACCCGAGGTCTCGCGTCTGCTGATCGAGCGCGCGCACGAAGAGCTCGTCGCCGGCAACCTCGACGACCGTCGGCTGCAGCAGGTGCGCCCGCTGGTTCGAGCATCGTGGGAGCGCGCCTGGCAGAGCCGGGTCGGCGCCGAGGGCCTGCCGCCCCTCGACTTCAGCGCGGATGCCCTCGACGAGTACCGCACCGGGCATCCGCTCGCCGGAGTGATGGACCTGATCCGCTCGCTGCTGCTGCCGGGCAGCCCAGAGGACTCCGGTGTGGTCGTCGCCGTCGGCGACCACGTCGGCCGACTGCTCTGGGTCGAGGGCGATCTGCGCCAGCGCGTGCTGTCGGGTGAGATGGGCTTCGTCGAGGGCGCGAACTGGTCGGAGCAGGTGGTCGGCACCTCAGCCCCCGGCACGGCGCTCACCCTGGGCGAGTCGGTGCAGATCCACCACGCCGAGCACTACAACCGGCTCGTGCAGCCATGGTCGTGCACGGCCGCGCCCGTCTTCGACCCCGAGACCCGCCGCATCCTCGGCGTGATCGACGTGACCGGTGGTGCCGAGGCGGTCACGCCGCAGGCCAGGATGCTGGTGGATGCCACGGCGCGAGCCGTCGAGTCCGAGCTGCTCATCGCCTGTCTGCGGGCGCGCAGCGAGGCACCGCGCGGATCCGGTCGACCGACCCGTCGCACACCGCGCGACACCCGTCATGCCCGCCTGCAGGTGCTGGCGCGCGACCGTGCCCGGCTCGAGATCGACTCCGCCGACGGCGAGAGCGTGATCGAGCTCAGCGCCAGGCACGCCGAGATCCTGCTCATGCTGGCCGTGCACCGCCAGGGGCTGTCGGCCGAGCGACTGGCCGAGCTCGTCTACGGCGAGGACGCGTCGCCGGACACGCTGCGCCCCGAGATGGTGCGCCTGCGCAAGGTGCTCGAGCGCGTCTCGCCGGATCTGGCGCCGCAGTCCCGGCCGTATCGGCTCACCGCGCCGCTCGAGACCGACGCGCAGAACGTGCTCTCGCTGCTCGACCGCGGCGCGCATCGCGTCGCGCTGACGGCGTACGTCGGCGCGGTGCTCCCCGAGTCGGCATCCCCCGGCGTCGAGGAGTTCCGCGAGACGGTGCGTGCCGCGCTGCACGAGGTGATGGTCAGCGAGGCCAGTCTCGACGTGCTGCTCGCGTACGCCGAGATCCCCGAGGGGCAGAACGACGCCGAGGCGCTGCGCCTCGCGCTCGAGATGCTCCCCGCCCGCTCGCCCAAGCGCGCCGGTCTCGTCGCACGGATCGAGCGTCTCGACGCCGAGTGA
- a CDS encoding CCA tRNA nucleotidyltransferase, with product MLNMAEGLSRLGALAANPVVATLAAAFADAGFDLAVVGGPVRDALLGRSINDLDFTTNARPDDILAIVKPISSTQWDIGRAFGTIGAKVRGEQVEITTYRADSYDGVTRKPVVEFGDAIDGDLLRRDFTVNAMALQVPAVKLIDPTGGVEDLVAGVLRTPIDPEISFGDDPLRMLRAARFSAQLDFGIEDGTFAAIEKLTETLKIVSPERVQGELVRLMQTDDPIRGIRVLVESGLIDEFLPEVSALRLEVDEHHHHKDVYEHSLTVVRQAIDLEKSRNPGAAPDVPLRLAALLHDIGKPRTRKLEPGGGVTFHHHDVVGSRMARKRLQALRFDGDTTDAVAKLIELHLRFFGYAEGAWTDSAVRRYVRDAGDVVDRLHILVRADVTTRNRRKAARLASAYDDIERRIVELREQEELDSIRPELDGNQIQQILGIRPGREVGEAYRYLLDVRLDEGVIGPDAAEQRLREWWASRG from the coding sequence ATGCTCAATATGGCCGAGGGCCTGTCCCGACTCGGCGCGCTCGCCGCGAATCCCGTCGTCGCCACCCTCGCGGCCGCCTTCGCAGATGCGGGCTTCGATCTCGCCGTCGTCGGCGGTCCGGTGCGCGACGCGCTGCTCGGTCGCTCGATCAACGACCTCGACTTCACGACGAACGCCCGCCCCGACGACATCCTGGCGATCGTCAAGCCGATCTCGAGCACGCAGTGGGACATCGGCCGTGCCTTCGGCACGATCGGCGCGAAGGTCCGCGGCGAGCAGGTCGAGATCACCACGTACCGCGCCGACAGCTACGACGGCGTCACCCGCAAGCCGGTCGTCGAGTTCGGCGACGCGATCGACGGCGATCTGCTTCGTCGCGATTTCACCGTGAACGCGATGGCCCTGCAGGTTCCTGCGGTCAAGCTCATCGACCCGACCGGCGGCGTCGAAGACCTGGTCGCAGGTGTGCTGCGCACCCCGATCGACCCCGAGATCAGCTTCGGCGACGATCCGCTGCGGATGCTGAGGGCGGCGCGCTTCAGCGCACAGCTCGATTTCGGCATCGAAGACGGCACCTTCGCCGCCATCGAGAAGCTCACAGAGACGCTGAAGATCGTCAGCCCCGAGCGGGTGCAGGGCGAGCTCGTTCGGCTCATGCAGACCGACGACCCGATCCGTGGCATCCGGGTGCTGGTCGAGAGCGGACTGATCGACGAGTTCCTGCCCGAGGTCAGCGCGCTGCGCCTCGAGGTCGACGAGCACCACCACCACAAGGACGTCTATGAGCACTCGCTCACCGTGGTGCGGCAGGCGATCGACCTCGAGAAGTCGCGCAATCCCGGCGCCGCCCCCGACGTGCCGCTGCGCCTCGCCGCCCTGCTGCACGACATCGGCAAGCCGCGCACCCGCAAGCTCGAACCAGGGGGAGGGGTCACCTTCCACCACCACGATGTGGTCGGCTCGCGCATGGCGCGCAAGCGCCTCCAGGCGCTGCGCTTCGACGGCGACACCACCGACGCGGTCGCGAAGCTGATCGAGCTGCACCTGCGCTTCTTCGGCTACGCCGAGGGAGCCTGGACCGACAGCGCCGTCCGCCGCTACGTGCGCGATGCGGGCGACGTCGTCGACCGGCTGCACATCCTGGTTCGCGCCGACGTGACCACCCGCAACAGGCGCAAGGCCGCACGTCTCGCCTCGGCCTACGACGACATCGAGCGGCGGATCGTCGAGCTGCGCGAGCAGGAGGAGCTCGACAGCATCCGCCCCGAGCTCGACGGCAATCAGATCCAGCAGATCCTCGGCATCAGACCCGGCCGCGAGGTCGGCGAGGCGTATCGGTATCTGCTCGACGTGCGTCTCGACGAGGGCGTGATCGGCCCGGATGCCGCTGAGCAGCGTCTTCGCGAATGGTGGGCCTCGCGGGGCTGA
- a CDS encoding ASCH domain-containing protein: MHTDAAIDQYWRECRAALAHLPETLPEAWAFGATPEHADELLALVLAGTKTATASSLWDYEHTGEALPAVGALSIILDGRGAPRALLETTAIDVVPFDRVSPEHAFAEGEGDRTLAHWREVHERYWRLHSENPRGYEPTMPVVCEEFRLLRGAAD; the protein is encoded by the coding sequence ATGCACACCGACGCAGCCATCGACCAGTACTGGCGCGAATGCAGGGCGGCCCTGGCGCATCTGCCCGAGACGCTGCCCGAGGCGTGGGCCTTCGGCGCGACCCCCGAGCACGCCGATGAGCTGCTCGCGCTTGTGCTGGCCGGGACCAAGACGGCGACCGCCTCGTCGCTGTGGGACTACGAGCACACGGGCGAGGCGCTGCCCGCGGTCGGCGCGCTGAGCATCATCCTCGACGGGCGCGGGGCACCACGGGCACTGCTCGAGACCACGGCCATCGACGTCGTCCCGTTCGACCGGGTATCGCCGGAACATGCCTTCGCCGAGGGAGAGGGCGATCGCACTCTCGCGCACTGGCGCGAGGTGCACGAGCGCTACTGGCGCCTGCACTCCGAGAACCCCCGCGGCTACGAGCCGACCATGCCGGTCGTCTGCGAGGAGTTCCGCCTGCTTCGCGGCGCGGCGGACTGA
- a CDS encoding TetR/AcrR family transcriptional regulator gives MTELTGSHRGALIEATVAEFAASGYEGASLNRIIRAAGISKSSFYHAVSSKAELFDAVVASLVADVRGRWQPPAPSEFAGSDFWLRVDDVLARLAALAGSDRAVGMLGRIFYLPATAEPDARTRMLEGIRAWVREVLEVGVDSGAVRDDLPAEALAAAAFGMLRGLDEWALAGTVDPSSAAAAPGILLRGLLAPAPVIS, from the coding sequence ATGACCGAGCTCACCGGAAGCCACCGCGGCGCGCTGATCGAGGCGACGGTGGCCGAGTTCGCCGCGAGCGGATACGAGGGCGCCTCTCTCAATCGGATCATCCGCGCCGCCGGCATCAGCAAGAGCTCGTTCTACCACGCGGTCTCGTCGAAGGCCGAGCTGTTCGACGCGGTCGTCGCATCGCTCGTCGCCGACGTGCGGGGGAGGTGGCAGCCGCCGGCGCCGTCCGAGTTCGCCGGCTCCGACTTCTGGCTGCGGGTCGACGACGTGCTCGCGCGCCTCGCCGCGCTCGCCGGCTCCGATCGGGCCGTCGGCATGCTCGGGCGCATCTTCTACCTGCCCGCCACGGCGGAGCCGGATGCCCGCACGCGGATGCTCGAGGGCATCCGCGCCTGGGTCCGAGAGGTCCTCGAGGTCGGTGTCGACTCCGGCGCGGTCCGTGACGACCTCCCGGCCGAGGCCCTCGCCGCCGCCGCGTTCGGCATGCTGCGCGGCCTCGACGAGTGGGCGCTCGCCGGCACCGTGGATCCCTCATCTGCGGCCGCAGCCCCCGGCATCCTGCTGCGCGGCCTGCTCGCCCCTGCGCCCGTCATCTCGTAG
- a CDS encoding FAD-dependent oxidoreductase, with protein MLTATPLADQIAAQREDRLKVLIVGAGIAGLTLSGMLRRDGLHPVVVDRMPADDHPGYMLALMPSVDQAFIDLGVREQYRTASTPLVRYSFRSHRGRTLRTDALGELLSIYGDYNGISRGALVEILTDNGCPVAFGTTVDTVADGIARFTDRDGAPVVEASFDLVVGADGIRSRMRDVLGAAEADVVETGWSGWVAWAAERGDPALGEELWGDGFFLGVYPVKGRLGVFLGGPDDELRVGPAAFAADVRSRVAELGPRLSTALDAVASASDPYLWRLDDARVSNWVLPEGILLGDAAAGFLPTAGIGAGMAMESGWMLGRMLAHADRSTLAAVLAEWERVERPRVESAQTNSRMLAKMMFRRGRVVAWLRESAMRMLSVRAALGPIVRLIADRPDPDSVALTALASASDLGENPRSA; from the coding sequence ATGCTCACCGCGACCCCGCTCGCAGACCAGATCGCCGCTCAGCGCGAAGATCGACTGAAGGTGCTCATTGTCGGCGCCGGCATCGCCGGGCTCACCCTTTCCGGCATGCTGCGCCGCGACGGACTGCATCCCGTGGTCGTCGACCGGATGCCCGCCGACGACCACCCCGGCTACATGCTCGCGCTGATGCCGAGCGTCGACCAGGCGTTCATCGATCTGGGCGTCCGCGAGCAGTACCGCACCGCCAGCACGCCGCTGGTGCGATACTCGTTCCGCTCGCACCGCGGACGGACGCTGCGCACCGACGCCCTCGGCGAGCTGCTCAGCATCTACGGCGACTACAACGGCATCTCGCGCGGGGCACTCGTGGAGATCCTCACCGACAACGGATGCCCGGTCGCGTTCGGCACGACCGTCGACACCGTGGCCGACGGCATCGCTCGCTTCACCGACCGCGACGGCGCCCCCGTCGTCGAGGCGTCCTTCGATCTGGTGGTCGGAGCCGACGGCATCCGGTCGCGGATGCGCGACGTGCTCGGCGCCGCCGAGGCCGATGTCGTCGAGACGGGCTGGTCGGGCTGGGTGGCCTGGGCGGCGGAGCGCGGCGATCCCGCCCTCGGCGAGGAGCTCTGGGGTGACGGATTCTTCCTCGGGGTGTACCCCGTCAAGGGCAGGCTCGGAGTGTTCCTCGGGGGTCCGGATGACGAGCTGCGCGTCGGGCCCGCCGCTTTCGCAGCCGACGTGCGCTCGCGCGTCGCCGAACTCGGACCGCGCCTCAGCACGGCGCTCGACGCGGTCGCATCCGCCTCGGACCCCTACCTCTGGCGACTCGACGACGCGCGGGTCTCGAACTGGGTGCTGCCGGAGGGCATCCTGCTGGGAGACGCCGCCGCCGGCTTCCTGCCGACGGCCGGCATCGGCGCGGGGATGGCGATGGAGTCGGGGTGGATGCTGGGGCGCATGCTCGCCCACGCCGACCGCTCGACGCTGGCTGCGGTGCTCGCGGAGTGGGAGCGGGTCGAACGACCGCGCGTCGAGTCGGCGCAGACCAACTCGCGGATGCTGGCGAAGATGATGTTCCGCCGCGGTCGGGTGGTGGCGTGGCTGCGCGAGTCGGCGATGCGGATGCTGAGCGTGCGCGCCGCGCTCGGCCCGATCGTGCGCCTGATCGCCGACCGCCCCGACCCTGATTCCGTCGCCCTGACCGCCCTCGCCAGCGCGTCCGACCTCGGCGAGAACCCACGTTCCGCGTGA